A single genomic interval of Daucus carota subsp. sativus chromosome 1, DH1 v3.0, whole genome shotgun sequence harbors:
- the LOC108205060 gene encoding GTP-binding protein ERG isoform X1 encodes MKSLRVLRALSSQFSRPHFNAPLIPPRFYSAQLEKETQVAFDDENGDGVFDSTQFEIPSLGNVEKVGQDGGWDERYRERAEEKLFGKKVEGRSVSRAVEREEEKRRRAAVLARALLESVMEKGEEVEEEVDCLSVKEEDQKSLSVGIIGAPNAGKSALTNFMVGTKVAAVSRKTHTTTHEVLGVMTKGNTQICFFDTPGLTLNRGGYPSKDIKVRVECAWSAIDLYDVLIVIFDVHRHLTRPDTRVVRLINRMGSDANPKQKRILCMNKVDLVEKKKDLLKVAEQFKELPGYEKYYMISGLKGSGVKDLTQFLMEQAVRRPWDEDPLALSEEVMKNISLEVVRERLLDHIHQEIPYSIDHRLVDWKELRDGSIRIEQHFVTPKLSQRKILVGKNGSKIGRIGVEANEELRSIFKRNVHLFLQGGPPLS; translated from the exons ATGAAGTCTTTAAGAGTCTTGCGAGCCCTCTCTTCCCAATTCTCAAGACCCCATTTCAATGCCCCCTTAATTCCGCCAAGATTCTACTCAGCCCAGCTAGAAAAAGAGACCCAAGTGGCGTTTGATGATGAAAACGGGGATGGGGTGTTTGATTCTACTCAATTTGAGATACCCAGTTTGGGAAATGTCGAAAAAGTTGGGCAGGATGGGGGGTGGGATGAGAGGTATAGAGAGAGGGCTGAGGAGAAGCTGTTTGGGAAGAAGGTGGAGGGGAGGAGTGTGTCGAGAGCGGTGGAGAGGGAGGAGGAGAAGAGGAGGAGGGCTGCGGTTTTAGCTAGGGCCTTGTTGGAATCGGTTATGGAGAAGGGGGAGGAGGTGGAGGAGGAGGTGGATTGTTTGTCGGTTAAGGAGGAGGATCAGAAGTCGTTGTCGGTGGGGATTATTGGGGCTCCGAATGCTGGGAAATCTGCGCTTACTAATTTTATG GTTGGGACAAAGGTTGCTGCTGTTTCCAGAAAGACACATACAACTACACATGAAGTTTTAGGAGTGATGACCAAAGGAAACACTCAAATT TGTTTTTTTGACACCCCAGGGCTTACATTAAACAGAGGAGGATACCCGTCTAAAGACATAAAAGTTCGGGTGGAGTGTGCATGGAGTGCAATTGATCTATATGATGTTCTTATTGTTATTTTTGATGTTCACAGGCACCTTACCAG GCCTGACACTAGAGTTGTAAGATTAATCAATCGAATGGGTTCCGATGCCAATCCTAAACAAAAGCGCATATTATGTATGAACAAAGTTGACTTGGTTGAGAAGAAAAAAGATCTGTTGAAGGTAGCTGAGCAATTCAAAGAGCTTCCAGGATATGAAAA GTACTACATGATCTCAGGGCTGAAGGGTTCTGGAGTCAAAGATCTCACTCAATTTTTAATGGAACAG GCTGTTAGACGACCTTGGGATGAAGATCCCCTCGCACTGAGTGAAGAAGTCATGAAGAACATATCCTTAGAAGTTGTACGTGAAAGATTATTAGACCACATACATCAG GAAATTCCATATAGTATTGACCATCGGTTGGTGGATTGGAAGGAGTTGAGAGATGGCTCTATTAGAATTGAACAACATTTTGTCACCCCCAAACTGAGCCAGCGCAAAATTCTTGTGGGGAAGAATGGCTCCAAGATAGG GAGGATAGGTGTTGAAGCTAATGAAGAGCTGAGGTCTATATTTAAGAGGAATGTTCATCTCTTTCTCCAG gggggtccaccattatcatga
- the LOC108205060 gene encoding GTP-binding protein ERG isoform X2, translating to MKSLRVLRALSSQFSRPHFNAPLIPPRFYSAQLEKETQVAFDDENGDGVFDSTQFEIPSLGNVEKVGQDGGWDERYRERAEEKLFGKKVEGRSVSRAVEREEEKRRRAAVLARALLESVMEKGEEVEEEVDCLSVKEEDQKSLSVGIIGAPNAGKSALTNFMVGTKVAAVSRKTHTTTHEVLGVMTKGNTQICFFDTPGLTLNRGGYPSKDIKVRVECAWSAIDLYDVLIVIFDVHRHLTRPDTRVVRLINRMGSDANPKQKRILCMNKVDLVEKKKDLLKVAEQFKELPGYEKYYMISGLKGSGVKDLTQFLMEQAVRRPWDEDPLALSEEVMKNISLEVVRERLLDHIHQEIPYSIDHRLVDWKELRDGSIRIEQHFVTPKLSQRKILVGKNGSKIGRIGVEANEELRSIFKRNVHLFLQVRLK from the exons ATGAAGTCTTTAAGAGTCTTGCGAGCCCTCTCTTCCCAATTCTCAAGACCCCATTTCAATGCCCCCTTAATTCCGCCAAGATTCTACTCAGCCCAGCTAGAAAAAGAGACCCAAGTGGCGTTTGATGATGAAAACGGGGATGGGGTGTTTGATTCTACTCAATTTGAGATACCCAGTTTGGGAAATGTCGAAAAAGTTGGGCAGGATGGGGGGTGGGATGAGAGGTATAGAGAGAGGGCTGAGGAGAAGCTGTTTGGGAAGAAGGTGGAGGGGAGGAGTGTGTCGAGAGCGGTGGAGAGGGAGGAGGAGAAGAGGAGGAGGGCTGCGGTTTTAGCTAGGGCCTTGTTGGAATCGGTTATGGAGAAGGGGGAGGAGGTGGAGGAGGAGGTGGATTGTTTGTCGGTTAAGGAGGAGGATCAGAAGTCGTTGTCGGTGGGGATTATTGGGGCTCCGAATGCTGGGAAATCTGCGCTTACTAATTTTATG GTTGGGACAAAGGTTGCTGCTGTTTCCAGAAAGACACATACAACTACACATGAAGTTTTAGGAGTGATGACCAAAGGAAACACTCAAATT TGTTTTTTTGACACCCCAGGGCTTACATTAAACAGAGGAGGATACCCGTCTAAAGACATAAAAGTTCGGGTGGAGTGTGCATGGAGTGCAATTGATCTATATGATGTTCTTATTGTTATTTTTGATGTTCACAGGCACCTTACCAG GCCTGACACTAGAGTTGTAAGATTAATCAATCGAATGGGTTCCGATGCCAATCCTAAACAAAAGCGCATATTATGTATGAACAAAGTTGACTTGGTTGAGAAGAAAAAAGATCTGTTGAAGGTAGCTGAGCAATTCAAAGAGCTTCCAGGATATGAAAA GTACTACATGATCTCAGGGCTGAAGGGTTCTGGAGTCAAAGATCTCACTCAATTTTTAATGGAACAG GCTGTTAGACGACCTTGGGATGAAGATCCCCTCGCACTGAGTGAAGAAGTCATGAAGAACATATCCTTAGAAGTTGTACGTGAAAGATTATTAGACCACATACATCAG GAAATTCCATATAGTATTGACCATCGGTTGGTGGATTGGAAGGAGTTGAGAGATGGCTCTATTAGAATTGAACAACATTTTGTCACCCCCAAACTGAGCCAGCGCAAAATTCTTGTGGGGAAGAATGGCTCCAAGATAGG GAGGATAGGTGTTGAAGCTAATGAAGAGCTGAGGTCTATATTTAAGAGGAATGTTCATCTCTTTCTCCAGGTCAGACTTAAATGA
- the LOC108216567 gene encoding uncharacterized protein LOC108216567 codes for MYSYIYKNLIKNIANVSLKTAPLCFLNQRLFSDTVKNTSTVSLFKNYGFTEPQITTLLSKRPSLLSLSEDKNIRPRLDVFASYGFSSADIYQILVSDIDILRRGIKNQIVPCCEFLKSVVKDNESFIATVKRSTWVLKHDYKHNLQPNIEVLRDYGVPEYRIVRFLQVQPRVLMLGSDRFKVVVGEVLEMGFEPVKGHFLTAINALVGLSKENRERKWDLFKKWGWTDDEILLAFRKQPNVLVVSEEKLERVFGFLIKKMGWNAADVWSCPIVILHSLENWTMPRCLVVQFLLSKGVLPKDTTLNNFIVPMENRFKNKYVDKYCLKYPQVLKLYKRTVEA; via the coding sequence ATGTATAGCTATATATACAAGAATTTAATCAAGAACATTGCTAATGTTTCTTTGAAAACAGCCCCTTTGTGTTTCTTAAATCAACGTCTTTTCTCAGATACTGTAAAAAATACTTCTACTGTGTCTCTTTTCAAGAATTATGGATTTACTGAGCCTCAAATTACTACTCTTTTGAGTAAGCGGCCTTCATTGTTATCTTTAAGTGAGGATAAAAATATTAGGCCTAGATTGGATGTATTTGCTTCATATGGGTTTTCTTCTGCTGATATATATCAGATACTTGTTTCGGATATCGATATCTTGAGACGTGGTATTAAGAATCAGATTGTACCTTGTTGCGAGTTTTTGAAGAGTGTGGTTAAGGATAATGAGAGTTTTATTGCTACTGTTAAGCGGTCTACTTGGGTACTTAAGCACGATTATAAGCACAATTTGCAACCCAATATTGAAGTTTTGCGGGATTATGGGGTTCCTGAGTATAGGATTGTGAGGTTTCTACAGGTTCAGCCGAGGGTGTTGATGTTAGGGAGTGATAGATTTAAAGTGGTCGTTGGAGAGGTTCTTGAAATGGGGTTTGAGCCGGTTAAGGGTCATTTCCTAACAGCTATCAATGCGCTTGTTGGATTAAGTAAGGAAAATCGAGAGCGGAAGTGGGATTTGTTTAAGAAGTGGGGTTGGACAGATGATGAAATTCTTTTGGCTTTTAGGAAGCAGCCTAATGTTCTTGTTGTTTCGGAGGAGAAGCTAGAGCGGGTGTTCGGTTTTTTGATTAAGAAAATGGGATGGAATGCGGCGGATGTCTGGTCTTGTCCTATCGTCATTTTGCATAGCTTGGAGAACTGGACTATGCCACGGTGTTTAGTTGTTCAGTTTTTGCTGTCGAAAGGTGTATTGCCTAAGGACACAACCTTGAACAATTTTATAGTACCAATGGAGAATCGGTTTAAAAATAAGTACGTGGATAAATATTGTTTGAAATATCCACAAGTACTCAAGTTGTATAAAAGGACAGTGGAAGCGTAG